The Brassica oleracea var. oleracea cultivar TO1000 unplaced genomic scaffold, BOL UnpScaffold16292, whole genome shotgun sequence region AACCCCTTCTTTTCCCAGAGGTGGATTCTCCAGTGTTCCTCATGGAGCATGAAGGAGACATCTTTGTTATGTGTTCGCGCCTCGACAGCAACCATATGGTGTTTAAActaaacatgaaacaaaatgtatgggaagagaagagagatcttGGAGGCTTGACAGTTTTTGCAAGTTGCCCTGGCTCTTTTATAAGAGCTTGTCTCTCCGCAGAGGAGATGAACAGAATCTATCcttcttttactgatttttatttgatttatg contains the following coding sequences:
- the LOC106322341 gene encoding F-box/kelch-repeat protein At3g18720-like, yielding TTHRFENSVLRRWDKCVFSNGVFYFLSTCGCLGVFDPCEATWNLLPVKPLLFPEVDSPVFLMEHEGDIFVMCSRLDSNHMVFKLNMKQNVWEEKRDLGGLTVFASCPGSFIRACLSAEEMNRIYPSFTDFYLIY